The Cloeon dipterum chromosome 3, ieCloDipt1.1, whole genome shotgun sequence genome includes a region encoding these proteins:
- the LOC135940772 gene encoding uncharacterized protein LOC135940772 produces MLVKISSQTFLLGFLVASIIAYSDKMDCGIESKTSVRNGTVIKNGDLLTSDGRIYKNGTFWYEYNWWWICPCLMPGPCIRTCAKAPRNETLLIEIWDGINSTSVGLTDHFNVVYDAFCLDKTALVGPEANNSYEFLSNGTLVILNDGSNASFHPEIYCVDFTEELQLTAYECYDFRNEEKDIWIDVILVTNMFFTVLAFLAYQFLPETKTLHTQTICGYTSSYFVFSLTLIFYYHNEFSEVFVYIIQLISPCAMLASFLWVTVMCFDIYTTFRSFKPKKCSIKFWQASAFAWGSPVVAYASCILWNFLSLVLTSEAERATRLNVLDQTFEDTLPVFVFVIGATILINVGLLLSTSFNVFKAILEGMRNLQTSESRIQSSENDVKQFLLVFIKLFILMGGDFALVMVAIILQYQTLNQVLVTIVSCRGLLLFILCMKSNSITQSPSWKAFKDCLSRKPQT; encoded by the exons TGCGCAACGGGACGGTGATCAAAAACGGAGATCTGCTCACTTCTGACGGAAGAATTTACAAAAACGGCACATTCTGGTACGAATACAACTGGTGGTGGATCTGTCCGTGCCTGATGCCTGGACCTTGTATAAGGACATGTG CTAAGGCCCCAAGAAACGAAACACTATTAATCGAGATTTGGGATGGCATTAACTCTACATCAGTTGGCCTTACGGATCATTTCAATGTTGTTTATGATGCATTTTGTCTCGACAAGACAGCTCTTGTTGGACCAGAAGCTAATAATTCCTACGAATTTTTATCTAATGGTACCTTAGTGATACTCAACGATGGCTCCAATGCATCATTCCACCCTGAAATTTACTGTGTTGATTTCACG GAGGAACTTCAATTGACTGCATATGAATGCTATGACTTCCGAAATGAAGAGAAAGATATTTGGATCGATGTTATTCTTGTTACAAACATGTTTTTCACAGTCCTAGCGTTTTTAGCATATCAATTTTTGcctgaaacaaaaacattgCACACCCAGACAATTTGTGGCTACACATCAAGCTACTTCGTTTTCTCCCTGACCCTTATTTTCTATTATCACAACGAATTTTCAGAAGTTTTCGTCTACATTATCC agCTTATTTCCCCGTGTGCAATGCTTGCATCATTTTTATGGGTCACTGTGATGTGTTTCGATATTTACACTACTTTCAG GTCATTCAAGccaaaaaaatgcagcattaaattttggcaaGCATCTGCCTTCGCATGGGGAAGCCCAGTAGTGGCATATGCCTCCTGTATTTTGTGGAATTTTCTCTCATTGGTATTAACGTCGGAAGCCGAAAGAGCCACAAGGTTAAATGTTCTAG atcaaACATTTGAAGACACTCTGCCAGTCTTTGTTTTCGTCATAGGAGCAACAATTTTGATCAACGTAGGTTTGCTTTTATCGACCAGCTTCAATGTATTTAAAGCTATATTGGAGGGCATGAGGAACTTGCAAACCAGCGAAAGCAGAATTCAGTCTTCGGAAAATGACGTCAAGCAGTTTCTATTGGTATTCATTAAGTTGTTCATTTTAATGGGTGGTGACTTTGCTCTTGTTATGGTggcaattattttacaatatcaAACCCTGAACCAAGTTCTTGTAACTATTGTAAGTTGTCGAGGACTTTTGCTGTTTATATTGTGTATGAAATCTAACAGTATCACTCAAAGTCCCTCCTGGAAAGCTTTCAAGGATTGCTTGAGTCGGAAACCGCagacataa